The following proteins are encoded in a genomic region of Pseudorca crassidens isolate mPseCra1 chromosome 1, mPseCra1.hap1, whole genome shotgun sequence:
- the EIF2B2 gene encoding translation initiation factor eIF2B subunit beta produces the protein MPGAEAKGPELSERIESFVEALKRGGGRHSSEDMARETLGLLRRIITDRRWSNAGELMELIRREGRRMTAAQPSETTVGNMVRRVLRIIREEYGRLHGRSDESDQQESLHKLLTSGGSSEDFRSHYAQLQSNIIEAINELLVELEGTTENIAAQALEHIHSNEVIMTIGFSRTVEAFLKEAARKRKFHVIVAECAPFCQGHEMAVNLSKTGIETTVMTDAAIFAVMSRVNKVIIGTKTILANGALRAVTGTHTLALAAKHHSTPLIVCAPMFKLSPQFPNEEDSFHKFVAPEEVLPFTEGDILEKVSVHCPVFDYVPPELITLFISNIGGNAPSYIYRLMSELYHPDDHVL, from the exons ATGCCGGGGGCTGAGGCCAAGGGCCCGGAGTTGTCCGAGAGGATCGAGAGTTTCGTAGAGGCACTGAAGCGGGGCGGCGGGCGGCACAGCTCCGAGGACATGGCCCGGGAGACCCTGGGGCTGCTGCGCCGGATCATCACGGACCGCCGCTGGAGCAATGCAG GGGAGCTGATGGAATTGATCCGCAGAGAAGGCCGGAGAATGACGGCCGCTCAACCGTCAGAGACCACTGTGGGCAACATGGTGCGGAGAGTGCTCAGGATCATCCGGGAGGAGTATGGCAG ACTCCACGGACGCAGCGACGAGAGCGATCAGCAGGAGTCCCTGCACAAACTCTTGACATCCGGGGGCTCGAGCGAGGATTTCCGCTCCCATTATGCTCAACTCCAGTCCAACATCATTGAAGCAATTAATGAGCTGCTTGTGGAACTGG AAGGGACAACGGAGAACATCGCagcccaggctctggagcacATCCACTCCAATGAGGTGATCATGACCATTGGCTTCTCCCGAACAGTGGAGGCCTTCCTCAAAGAGGCTGCCCGAAAGAGGAAATTCCATGTCATCGTGGCAGAGTGTGCACCTTTCTGTCAG GGTCATGAGATGGCAGTCAATTTGTCCAAAACAGGTATTGAGACGACTGTCATGACGGATGCTGCCATTTTTGCTGTTATGTCAAGAGTCAACAAG GTGATCATTGGCACAAAGACCATCCTGGCCAACGGTGCCCTGAGAGCTGTGACAGGAACTCATACTCTAGCACTGGCAGCAAAACACCATTCCACCCCACTCATCGTCTGTGCACCTATGTTCAAGCTTTCCCCACAg TTCCCCAATGAAGAAGATTCATTTCACAAGTTTGTGGCTCCTGAAGAAGTCCTGCCTTTCACAGAAG GGGACATCTTGGAGAAAGTCAGTGTTCATTGCCCTGTGTTTGACTACGTTCCCCCAGAGCTCATTACCCTCTTTATCTCCAACATTGGTGGGAATGCACCTTCCTACATCTACCGCCTGATGAGTGAGCTCTACCATCCTGATGATCATGTCCTATGA